The Scleropages formosus chromosome 3, fSclFor1.1, whole genome shotgun sequence genome contains the following window.
CGCGAccttattttaaacacattttctgtttattgcaAACAATATCATACAAAAGATAAGCTTCTGTAAAGACAATAACATGTTTCACCTACGAAAACAAAAGATTTGTTCAGTTGCATTAACAAATTGCCAACCTCTGAACTAACATGTAAAACAGAAtaagaaattttcttttaaataaaaaatatgctggTAATTCCataaagaaagttttttttttttttttaaaacaatgcagCCATAGCCTCAAAAACATTGTTCATGTTTGTTAGAATGAAAGACTTCcagttcttttaaaaatatcaaatcaagttttcattaaaaataatctgcATACAACTAGGTAAcgaaaagaaacatttgcaaATGATAAATAAGATGGTTACATTTCGTACCACTACTTGGACAAGTGGTACCtttagactttttaaaataaaaaaaaaaaaaaaaaaaaactaatatgtTGCTTTATATTTCTGATGGtaactttttctcattttaattagTTGTATACAACTCAATTAAGGACTAGAAATGCAAAACAGttactttcaaataaaattaatgctaacaaataaattaaaaggttATGACAGGGGAACAGCGTGACAAAAGACAACATTAAAAGGGATTGAGACCCACTAAGGAACTCCTTGCTCAACAGTCTCCTTCCCGAAGCTGCTGGGAAAACACTGTCAGATGGAAGGCAGCTGCACGGCCCCGGGGCCGAGCTGTTTGGGGTCAGCGGCTCCTGCTCCACAGGCACTGAAGGCACAGAAGGCTACATGGTGTCCTCGTGGTCCGAACGCTCACCGGGCTAAGAAATTGCTCGGCTGCATCAAATCGCTCCAGGAGGCCCTTGGGTGCGGAACTGTAGGCCACCGGTAACAGTGTTCCAAAGAGCTTTTGAAACGGATACAACAGAAagcatcccccccccctttttttaaacattggcTTCTATGGTTGACTCTCATTGAAAAGGTGGCGCACAAACTGAAGTCATTGGATATGTAGGCTATTCTCAAGTCACACACTTTCTAGCAAGTAACCGATGACAagagacacaaaaaaactgagatAAAATACATTGCAGAGAAGGCAGGAAATATTTACTGTGTGAACAAAAATATGTCAGTGAAGAAATAAGGGCACAAAGCACTTCACGTAGAGTTGATTTAGAGAAAATAAGAGCTTGTTTCTTTCTACACGTACATACGATTGCCCGAAAAACAAGATCACAAACGCTGTAAAACATACACAGTACATACTAAAATATTTATACTTAAAATCAGTCCTCACAGAGGATTtctttcaaaagtttttttttttttaatcatatctaaaaaaatataatcagGACTCAAAGCATAAAAAGGCACTGTGTTAGCCACTTTGATACACTGAAAGTCCAGCTTTTCGCTGCTTCTCCATCAGCGATGACTCGCGAGACATGGTGCCATGGTGGGCAGCGAGCGTCTCCGCCCGGGATCAGTCCCCGAACCAGGCTCTGCCTTAGGGCCTCGACAGCTGCGTGTAGACGGGCTGCTCCCAGTGCTGCGGACTGTGCGTCTGGGGGACGGAGGGCACCCCGGCAGTGTCAGCGATGGGTGTGTACATGGGTCTCTGGACGGGACTCATGTAGCCGAAGTTGGAGTAGAGGCTGGAACCCTGGCTGCCCGTGTGGCCGTAGTAAGAGGCGGCGCCGCCCTGGTGGTCGGAGTACTCGTACTGCGTGCGTGCGACGCCAGGGTAGGAGGGGCTGTTGTAGTGCTGCAGGCTGAAGGAGCCGTAACTGACGTGCTGGGGGGAGCCCTGCTGCTCGCTGTAGTGGCTAGGGCTGAGCTGCTCCGTCTTGATGTGCGGGGCCCTCTGCTGGGCCTGGTTCTGGTCCCCGGTGAGGGCCGGCAACGAATGCTGCGGTTGCGGCTGCTGCTGCGGTTGCGGCTGCTGCTTGGGCATCCAGCTGTGCCCGTTGGTGCCAGCTGCCTGGGCCACCGGGGCGCTGCTGATGCCATAGCTGCCTGTGTAGGTGACTGGCGCACCCTGCCCGTGGCCTGAACTGGCAAGAGGCATCCCTGGGTGGCCATGGGGAGGCAAGTACTGGTCAAATTCGTTGACATCAAAGGCCTCGATGACATCGGTGCTCAGCTCCCCAATATCCACATCTCGGAAGTCGATGTTGAGTTGCCTGCCTGTGCCTTCCTGCAGGGGGCGTGCCTCGCGCTTCAGGTCTGCTTTGGCAGCTGGAACATCTGTCTTGGGGGTAGTAGGAGGTGTGGGAGGGCCCTGGGACTGGCCTGAGACAGGGCAGAAGAGGAAGTAAAGGGTTAAACACTGCACAGACAGGCCATAATTGGTACAGTCAATGAGCTCAAATAGATATCCTTTGAAATCAGAGCAAGAGAGATAAGATTTATGAAAAGCACCCTTATATAAAAAGCCACCGGGAGGATTTCGTAAGGAGGACATACTGCTGGCACAGTGAAGACAGATGGCATATTTGCATTATAGCCTGTAAagtatttaataatttacagaTGTATC
Protein-coding sequences here:
- the LOC108940935 gene encoding transcription factor Sox-9, with the translated sequence MNLLDPFLKMTDEHDKCLSDAPSPSMSEDSAGSPCPSASGSGSDTENTRPAENRAAASDGVLGDYKKDEEDKFPVCIRDAVSQVLKGYDWTLVPMPVRVNGGNKSKPHVKRPMNAFMVWAQAARRKLADQYPHLHNAELSKTLGKLWRLLNEGEKRPFVEEAERLRVQHKKDHPDYKYQPRRRKSVKNGPNEAEDGEQTHISPNAIFKALQADSPTSSMGDVHSPGEHSGQSQGPPTPPTTPKTDVPAAKADLKREARPLQEGTGRQLNIDFRDVDIGELSTDVIEAFDVNEFDQYLPPHGHPGMPLASSGHGQGAPVTYTGSYGISSAPVAQAAGTNGHSWMPKQQPQPQQQPQPQHSLPALTGDQNQAQQRAPHIKTEQLSPSHYSEQQGSPQHVSYGSFSLQHYNSPSYPGVARTQYEYSDHQGGAASYYGHTGSQGSSLYSNFGYMSPVQRPMYTPIADTAGVPSVPQTHSPQHWEQPVYTQLSRP